In Streptococcus porcinus, the genomic window ATATCGTGGTTATTTCAAAAAATGGTGTTATTGATCGGATTGATGAAACATATGATGAATTCCTTGAAAATCAAGAAGTACAGGCAAAGGTTGCTGAACTTTGGAAATAGAATAATAAGGCGGCAACGCCTTATTATTTTTTAATCACTAACTAGAAAGAATAAGCTATGATTCAAAAAAAACATGTTTCTACACTATTAGTTTATCTAGCAAGTTTTATCCTTCCAACTCTAATCATGTTTATAGTTCTACTTTCAAAGGGAATCTATTGGGGAAGTGGCAAAACTATTTTAGCCAGTGACGGATTTCATCAATATGTTATATTTGCTCAAACTCTTAGAAATATTTTACATGGCTCAGATAGTATCTTTTATACCTTTACAAGTGGTTTAGGACTCAATTTTTATGCATTAATTAGCTACTATCTTGGGAGTTTCTTTTCTCCATTTGTTTATTTCTTTAATTTAAAATCAATGCCTGATGCAATATACTTATTTACCTTACTAAAATTTGGTTTGATTGGTCTATCAACGAACTTTACTTTACAGAAACTTTACACAGAGGTAAAGCCCTATTTAATCTTAACTCTGTCTACTTCATTTGCCTTAATGAGTTTTTTAACCAGTCAACTGGAAATTAACACTTGGCTGGATGTCTTTATACTACTTCCTCTAATTATCCTCGGTTTACACCGACTCATCAATCAAAAAATTGGTTGCTATTATTTTACACTTACCATTTTATTTATTCAAAATTATTATTTTGCCTATATGGCTTCTATCTTTTTGACAATATATTTACTTATTCAGTTACTAAATCAAGAGTCTTGTAAAGATCGTGTCAAAACATTTTTAAGATTTGTAAACATTTCTATTCTTTCTGCCTTGTCTGCCTCCTTTATGCTTTTACCTACATATTTGGACTTACGAAATCAAGGAGAAAAGTTTACACCTATTTCAAAACTTATAACTGAAAATAGTTGGTCTCTTGATTTATTATCAAAGTCCATTATAGGAACTTACGATACAACAAAATTTAACGCCATCCCCATGATTTTTGTGGGTTTACTACCTTTACTACTTACTACTCTATATTTTACAGTGAAGTCAATTAAGTGGCAGGTGAAATTTGCATATTTAATTTTTATTGTTATTATCTGTCTGAGTTATTATTTTCAACCTCTTGATTTATTTTGGCAAGCGATGCATGCGCCGAATATGTTTCTACATCGCTACGCTTGGACTATACCACTCCTCTTGATACTACTTTCATGTGAAACACTCACTCATATTGAAGAATTATCTATTAATAAAATTGTTTTTGCCTTTACGATTATTAGTTTGTCTCTAGCTAGTCCTTATCTATTTTTAGAGCACTATTCTTTTTTGACACCCAGTTTATTTTTTTTAACAATAGCTTTTTTAACAGCTTATACTATAATATTATTGAGTCTGGAAGAATTTAAGTTCCCTATCATTATTATCATTATATTTACACTTATCTTTACAACTCTAGAAAGCACCTTAAATACCTATTATGTTGTCAGTGGACTGGAAAAAGAATGGGTCTTTCCCACTCGAGAAGGCTATAATAAAAATTTAAAAGAAATTGATAGCTTGGTAAAGAAACAAAATGAAGTTGACACAGATTTTTATAGAACCGAGCGTGTTATTCCCCAAACAGGGAATGATAGTATGAAATTCAATTATCATGGTATTTCTCAATTTTCATCTATCAGAAATCGTCTATCAAGTAGAGTTCTTGATAGACTTGGATTCAAATCAGAAGGAACTAATTTAAATTTAAGATACCAAAATAACACTTTAATTGCTGATAGCTTATTTGCAGTTAAGTATAATTTAAGTGAATCCGAAAATAAAAAATTTGGCTTTACAAAAGTTAATCAAATCGATAGAGTTAGTCTCTATAAAAATAACTATGCTCTCCCACTTGCTATTATGACTAATGGTAAATACGTTGACGCTAACTTTACTGTTAATACATTAGACAACCAGACTCGCTTATTAAATAGACTCTCTGGCAAGAATTATACCTACTTTACAGAACAAGGTGCTGAGTTGAAGTCAACAGGAAAAATGGTAGGTAAGCAGATTTCTAACAAGGCAGAAACTAATGCTGAAGATACTGTCGTAAGCTATCGCCTTAAGATTCCAGAGAATAAACAAATGTATTTAAGTTTACCAAATATATCCTTTGAAAATCAACAAGAAAAAGATATATTGATTACTATTAACGGTAAAACAAGTCACTATACAACAGATAATACGTTTACCTTTTTTGATTTGGGTTATTTTAAGGATGAACAGATTGTTGATATCCATATTATATTTCCTAAAAATAAATCTATTTCTTTTGATTCTCCACATTTTTATAGTCTAGATATTAATAACTATCAAAAGGCACTTTCTATAATTAAAAACCGCAAAGTTAGCCTTAGTCAAAAACAAAATAAACTAAGTTTGAGCTATCAGACAACTAGAGATTCTTCAATTCTGTTGACTTTGCCGTACGATCAAGGATGGAGTGCTAAGCATAATAATAAACCCATTGTCATTAGAAAAGCACAAAAAGGGTTTATGGCTATAGATGTTCCTAAAGGAAAAGGAAAAATTTATTTAACTTTTATTCCTAAAGGTTTTAAAGAAGGTCTTGTACTGTCATTAATAGCTTTTATCATATTCTCTATTCAGTTTATTTTAAAACTACTACATCGAAAAAATCAGCCCTATAACTAAGGGCTGATTTTAATTTACTCTATTTACTCCGGCAGTAGGACTCGAACCTACGACATCATGATTAACAGTCATGCGCTACTACCAACTGAGCTATGCCGGAAAATTGTTATAAAAAAAATTGCTTCTCAGCAATTATGATAGTCCGTACGGGATTCGAACCC contains:
- a CDS encoding YfhO family protein — protein: MIQKKHVSTLLVYLASFILPTLIMFIVLLSKGIYWGSGKTILASDGFHQYVIFAQTLRNILHGSDSIFYTFTSGLGLNFYALISYYLGSFFSPFVYFFNLKSMPDAIYLFTLLKFGLIGLSTNFTLQKLYTEVKPYLILTLSTSFALMSFLTSQLEINTWLDVFILLPLIILGLHRLINQKIGCYYFTLTILFIQNYYFAYMASIFLTIYLLIQLLNQESCKDRVKTFLRFVNISILSALSASFMLLPTYLDLRNQGEKFTPISKLITENSWSLDLLSKSIIGTYDTTKFNAIPMIFVGLLPLLLTTLYFTVKSIKWQVKFAYLIFIVIICLSYYFQPLDLFWQAMHAPNMFLHRYAWTIPLLLILLSCETLTHIEELSINKIVFAFTIISLSLASPYLFLEHYSFLTPSLFFLTIAFLTAYTIILLSLEEFKFPIIIIIIFTLIFTTLESTLNTYYVVSGLEKEWVFPTREGYNKNLKEIDSLVKKQNEVDTDFYRTERVIPQTGNDSMKFNYHGISQFSSIRNRLSSRVLDRLGFKSEGTNLNLRYQNNTLIADSLFAVKYNLSESENKKFGFTKVNQIDRVSLYKNNYALPLAIMTNGKYVDANFTVNTLDNQTRLLNRLSGKNYTYFTEQGAELKSTGKMVGKQISNKAETNAEDTVVSYRLKIPENKQMYLSLPNISFENQQEKDILITINGKTSHYTTDNTFTFFDLGYFKDEQIVDIHIIFPKNKSISFDSPHFYSLDINNYQKALSIIKNRKVSLSQKQNKLSLSYQTTRDSSILLTLPYDQGWSAKHNNKPIVIRKAQKGFMAIDVPKGKGKIYLTFIPKGFKEGLVLSLIAFIIFSIQFILKLLHRKNQPYN